The proteins below are encoded in one region of Carcharodon carcharias isolate sCarCar2 chromosome 2, sCarCar2.pri, whole genome shotgun sequence:
- the LOC121275335 gene encoding ADP-ribosylation factor 6-like, translating into MGKFLSKNFGNKEMLILMLGLDAAGKMTVLYKFKLGQPVSTMLTVGFNVETVTYRKVWFNVWDVGGQDKIRPLWRHYYTGTQGLIFVVDCTDRGCIDEARQELYHIINDREMRNAIILIFANKQDLPYAMKPHEIQEKLGLARIRDHNWYVQHHWRWTL; encoded by the coding sequence atggggAAATTCTTGTCAAAGAATTTTGGAAACAAAGAAATGCTGATTCTGATGCTAGGCTTGGATGCAGCTGGGAAGATGACAGTATTGTACAAATTCAAACTGGGACAGCCTGTCAGTACTATGCTGACTGTAGGCTTTAATGTGGAGACAGTGACTTACAGAAAGGTTTGGTTCAACGTCTGGGATGTAGGTGGTCAGGATAAAATCCGACCTCTTTGGAGGCACTATTACACAGGCACCCAGGGATTGATCTTTGTGGTGGACTGCACTGACAGAGGCTGTATTGATGAAGCCAGGCAAGAGCTCTACCACATCATAAATGACAGAGAAATGCGCAATGCCATTATTCTGATCTTTGCAAACAAGCAAGACCTACCTTATGCCATGAAACCCCATGAGATCCAGGAGAAACTGGGCCTGGCTAGGATACGAGATCACAACTGGTATGTTCAACACCACTGGAGATGGACTTTATGA